GAGGTGAAAGAGGAAAAACGTAGATTTGGAGATGTCTTCGTGAGCACTGGATATGTATTCATATTTGATTGACTCTATTTTAATACTCACATTAGCGGTCATCTTAATGGGAATGCTAAAAGGCTCCAACTCAGCCAGGTGTTTGTTGAGGGTGATGATGATCCAGTAGAGAAGTCCATCCAGCCCTATGAGGAACAGCCAGGTAAGAACCTGGATTCCTACAGGGACGAAGAACGTCACCATGGTGGACACTTCCCCGGTCCTCAGGTTTGCTGAAGGAATAGTGATGTAGCGCTTGGCCTCTTTTTTGGTTAGTGGGAGAACATGAGGTTTCCCTTCAGCTTTCTGTCGCTCATCATACTCCACGAATTTCCTTGTGATGAacttatttttgtatttcttgttGTGCGCGAATCTCTTGAGGAAGAGCGTAGTGacaatcaaaaccaaaatgatCCCCATGAATGGTAATATTTTCTCGCCAACAGACAGAACCACATCAAAGCTGTTTTGAACATTCTTTTCGATTTCTTTCATAGTTTCCTTTGCTTTCTCAAGTTTCTCTCGAGTTTCCTTGGACCGTAGTTCAGGCCAGACACGTAGATCTGTTTCAAACTTGACAACGCCAAGATCTGAGAAATCTTTTAACTGTTTCTTGATCCACTTGAGCATACGCACATAGTTGTCAAGGGGACTGACGTCTAGAAGTTCTTTCTTCTTCTGGATGTTGCACAGCAGGCTCTGGGCAATCTTCTGAAGGTTTTGGTAGGTGTTCTTCATGTTCCAAAAAATGACCAAGCTTGTCCCGGCCATCAGGAGGAGATTCCGCCCTTGTCTCATGGCACAAGCGACGAGAAAGAGAAGCGCAAAGCAGCGGACGCgtctggagaggaagagagcggTGGTTACGGCAATGGCACATCCAGCTGTGATACCTCCAGACACCACCATGTCATTcttgaaggagaaaaacaaaattgtgtggaggaggaggctgaGGAGCAAGCTGACGGCGAAGCAGacgaggaggtggaggagaacgTATCTCCAGCCCGTCTTGTGGCCTGATGTATAGAGAAGGGTGACCGTGGACCAGGCCTTCATCAGGCTTTGTTTACAGTTTCGGGCCATTGTCTGAAAGAGGGAAAAGTATGTAGCTCATCGGTGCTgagaccctaaccctaaccctaactctttTACAAGAACATTCACACTGTTCCATATAAACGCTGCTCTTTTCATTGTGGAATAGGAGGTATGTGCACTGTCAAGTGACACACAAATACTTGATTACTTTTGATACAGCCATTCACTTTTCAGGTATTTCTGCATTTCAGTAGCTGTTGTAAGCCTCTTGACACATTAAAAGCCTcgtattttttttatacactgtAAATTAATGTATATTTCAATTCAAATGTATATCAGCTCAATTTCTATTTCTGTAAAATGCGTAAATGCACAGCTCTAAAGAGAAACGACATACTCATCTGCAAAGACATGTGATTAAACATTTCATATCAATCTCAATGTAAGCATTTATATGTGCAATCGATGTAGTTTTTGTTGTCTTGGCATGAGTATTAATTAGGCTGAATCATCTGAAAGTAATAACTGAAATTCAACATACCTTTATGCTGAGTGAAATTATCTCCCCCCCTCCACCTTAGCTTCCACTAAGCATGACTAAGAGCacttctgctttctctctttaaatatatttgtaaaCCACAGCAAGCGTTATCGAACTATACCACGCAGCTACCAGATGGTCCTATCAAAACAAGAacgttgttgtttctttgtgaaCTGCGGCCGATCTTTGTTTGTGAGGTACACTCTGAATGTTATGACTGCAAAAGTCACATTTGGGAGTTGTGCGCACATCGCTCTCGAGACACAAAGATGGCATCCAGATGCAGGCTGGCGTGACTCTTATTCTGTGAGTGTCATTTAAGCTAGTGAAACAGACATGACaaaaatttaaatgaacattttgtggACTAGtgtatcaaacacacagacacacacacacattcatatatatatatacatacatacacacatacacacgtacatacacataaGTGAAGAGGCAGCAAATagtaaatgaattttattttctcaaaacaagaaacaattaAAAATTCATATTGTGTGGCAATTTTTCCCCATTTCCAGGTACCATGTGATTCATCCCTTGCTTGACAAGCAATGTATGAACATCACAGCAAGAAAGTACATTACACTGTTCTCACACTTGCACATCTGGAATTACAGTCCTTCTGCTGCACCGACCCCCACaagaatcatttttttattttatcatttttataacaataataaaataaaatatacttGCAAccttacttgtttttttttttcctaatcaacctccattaaatataaaattctcatttctttattttcttttcttttctttgtttgtttatttgtttgtttgtttttaaatctcaaAGAAACCGTAAATACCAGGAGGTGGAATGTTGAGTTGAATGTCTGAACCGTCCTTTCGTGAGAGACCCCCCCCGACTACGTTAACAGGACATTTGAGAACAAGCGGATGAGGGAGAAACTGAACTTCAGGTTTAACATGCACTGTACAAGAAAAAACTGCAAAATTCCCAAACATCTTTATCAAAACATGCTGAATTACTCGGAAGGTGTTCTCAAGctatgttgcaaaaaaaaaagagaaaaaaaacttttttttttaccaacatgcttggtttgaatgaatgaatcaatttACCCCCAAATTCAAAAATAGTTAGGAAACGGACTTGTTTGTTAATCCACGGCTCTGCCTGAACGTAACCTCCTGGGGGCTTATGTTGAGAATGGCGCCACCTTTTGGGGataggagagacagacatgtaAAATTTGCACGTAATGTTTTGCTTAAGGCCTAAACCTTTTTGCGATGAAATCGATATCAAAcatcgttttctttttctttctttttttttttttgtcttttttgtagtttcctcatttctctctttctccaagaagagctttatttttctatttttagtTTTAGCTTTAACAGAACACAGAGTATTCCTGAAACTGGTATctgtgaaaatacagaaaacgaCATTTTTAAAGGATGGCAACCACAGCTTCATTCTCTCGCATTCCCTCTCCTTGAAAACCATGCACTACAgaatttcatattaaaaataatatcaaCTGTCCAAAATGGCtgactttattctttttttcccccctctctttccgtctttattttttttctttcttcttttatttatttcatttttttcttgcaagTCGCAGCCTCGGCGAAAATGAAtctatcttttttccccccagtacAGCTTACTTTGCATccatgcaacaaaaaaaaaaaaagaaagaaagaaagaaaaaaaaattctttcatgaatttcataatttcatacAGCACATCAACAAAGAGAGAACCGTTACTGGAGCACATTCTGTTCTGGATCTTTCTGCATTGGGCTCCATCTGAGATTAAACTGGATTAGTGGCCACGACGGTATTGCCATACATCTTGGAATTTCATCTCTGCAGCTCTGGCTGGGTGGAGTCCGTTGGGGATTCCTGTTTGGGGACTCGGTGTGCGTACGTGCATTTGTGGTTCGGGATTGTGTCTGGAGGGGAGGAGAAGTGAGGGGGC
This sequence is a window from Chanos chanos chromosome 12, fChaCha1.1, whole genome shotgun sequence. Protein-coding genes within it:
- the LOC115824704 gene encoding dendritic cell-specific transmembrane protein-like, with the protein product MARNCKQSLMKAWSTVTLLYTSGHKTGWRYVLLHLLVCFAVSLLLSLLLHTILFFSFKNDMVVSGGITAGCAIAVTTALFLSRRVRCFALLFLVACAMRQGRNLLLMAGTSLVIFWNMKNTYQNLQKIAQSLLCNIQKKKELLDVSPLDNYVRMLKWIKKQLKDFSDLGVVKFETDLRVWPELRSKETREKLEKAKETMKEIEKNVQNSFDVVLSVGEKILPFMGIILVLIVTTLFLKRFAHNKKYKNKFITRKFVEYDERQKAEGKPHVLPLTKKEAKRYITIPSANLRTGEVSTMVTFFVPVGIQVLTWLFLIGLDGLLYWIIITLNKHLAELEPFSIPIKMTANSESKFLGIHVSGNTKVADFSYSVSLFEKECVPEPTLMLSNSVIPVSMIAVVLVILGLLSSKLVQLQSLVSEEFYTDSASERVEHLHAKIVRKRSRKPLRALKNTLMSFGKNKKFWFPILYRTKKEEHLQLS